The proteins below come from a single Anolis sagrei isolate rAnoSag1 chromosome 8, rAnoSag1.mat, whole genome shotgun sequence genomic window:
- the TMEM30B gene encoding cell cycle control protein 50B, whose translation MASGSYNLSSRGGTAIPESDPAKNRPDNTAFTQQRLPAWQPLLSAGTVLPLFLVLGMAFLAIGLGLHFSSENIQELELDYTGAPGSEGISNCSRCANLSAHPAHGPCVCGIRFILPVDFPAPVCLYYQLSNYYQNNRRYSVSRDNEQLSGDAWALLNPITECEPYQKNGSGIPIAPCGSIANSLFNDTFVLYRDLSDGTLEPVDMDKRGISWWTDTNVMFRNPEPVNKSLALAFKGTAKPPFWPYPAYKLGNVNTSGVGFVNEHFVVWMRTAALPTFRKLYSRIHRGNFSTVLPRGTYYLNITYNYPVLSFNGSKKIILSTLSWMGGKNSFLGITYLVCGTLCIITGVVMLVVHFKFRHLNEED comes from the coding sequence ATGGCTTCAGGCTCATACAACCTCAGCAGCAGAGGCGGCACTGCTATCCCTGAGTCAGACCCGGCAAAAAATCGTCCCGACAACACGGCCTTCACCCAGCAACGCCTTCCGGCTTGGCAGCCACTGCTTTCAGCAGGTACGGTGCTGCCGCTCTTCTTGGTCTTGGGCATGGCCTTCCTGGCCATCGGCTTGGGCCTCCACTTCTCATCGGAGAACATCCAGGAGCTGGAACTGGACTACACCGGGGCGCCGGGCTCCGAAGGCATCTCCAACTGTTCCCGCTGTGCCAACCTGAGTGCCCACCCGGCTCACGGTCCTTGTGTCTGTGGGATTCGCTTCATCCTGCCAGTGGACTTCCCGGCCCCTGTCTGCCTCTACTACCAGCTCTCCAACTACTACCAGAACAACCGGCGCTATAGTGTCTCCCGGGACAATGAGCAGCTCAGCGGTGATGCCTGGGCACTCCTCAACCCTATCACGGAGTGCGAGCCCTACCAGAAGAACGGTAGTGGCATCCCCATCGCACCCTGCGGCTCCATCGCCAACAGCCTCTTCAACGATACCTTTGTTCTCTACCGTGATCTCAGCGATGGCACTTTGGAGCCCGTGGACATGGATAAGCGGGGCATCTCCTGGTGGACCGACACCAACGTTATGTTCCGGAATCCGGAGCCGGTCAACAAGAGCCTGGCGTTGGCCTTCAAGGGCACCGCAAAGCCTCCCTTCTGGCCTTACCCAGCCTACAAGCTGGGCAACGTCAACACCAGCGGTGTCGGCTTTGTCAACGAGCACTTTGTGGTCTGGATGCGCACGGCTGCCTTGCCCACGTTCCGGAAGCTCTACTCCCGCATCCACCGCGGTAATTTCTCAACGGTGCTGCCCCGTGGCACCTACTACCTCAACATCACCTACAATTACCCTGTCCTCTCGTTCAACGGCTCCAAGAAGATCATCTTAAGCACCTTGTCCTGGATGGGCGGCAAGAATTCCTTCCTGGGCATCACCTACCTCGTCTGCGGCACCCTCTGCATCATCACCGGTGTGGTCATGTTGGTGGTCCACTTCAAGTTTCGGCACCTGAATGAGGAAGATTGA